From the genome of Chanos chanos chromosome 5, fChaCha1.1, whole genome shotgun sequence, one region includes:
- the nptx2b gene encoding neuronal pentraxin-2b — translation MVNLIIAIISLYFFTCGKVVCGQEDKGNRFLCTAIPIDKDASCPVPTVSIQGPTVQEEELRNTVMQLRETILQQRETIVNQLGTIKELTLKLSRCESASDDSESWRKNPKDTMDDVPRDPNDTIDSLGKTMQSLKDRLENLEQQQMRANLSGASFPNELRDLMQRRLGDLENQLLKKVNELEEEKTQLYNETAAHRQRTESTLNSLMNRISELERGNNALKSPEDFKLSLPLRTNYLFGRVKKSLPEMYTFTVCMWLKSSASGSPGIGTPFSYGVPGQANEIVLIEWGNNPIELLINDKVTQLPLSLNDGRWHHICITWTTRDGLWEAYQDGQKLGSGENLAPWHPIKPNGVLILGQEQDIIGGRFDATQAFVGELSHFNIWDRILRPVDISAMANCSSYMPGNVVSWVDSNVEVFGGASKWPLELCEDRLFNS, via the exons atggTAAATCTCATCATCGCAATTATTTCGCTGTACTTTTTTACCTGTGGAAAGGTTGTTTGTGGACAAGAGGACAAGGGGAATCGGTTTTTGTGTACGGCAATCCCAATTGATAAGGATGCAAGTTGTCCGGTACCAACAGTGTCTATTCAAGGTCCAACCGTTCAAGAGGAAGAACtgagaaacacagtaatgcaacTTCGTGAGACGATTCTACAGCAGAGGGAAACCATTGTAAATCAACTTGGCACCATAAAGGAATTGACGTTAAAACTTTCGCGATGCGAATCTGCCTCCGATGACTCTGAATCCTGGAGAAAAAACCCGAAGGATACCATGGATGATGTTCCTAGAGACCCAAATGACACTATTGACAGTCTCGGAAAGACTATGCAGAGTCTAAAGGACCGACTCGAAAATTTAGAG caaCAGCAGATGCGAGCCAATCTTTCTGGGGCCTCTTTTCCTAACGAGCTTCGGGATTTGATGCAGCGCCGGCTTGGGGATCTGGAGAACCAGCTTCTTAAGAAAGTCAACgaactggaggaggagaagacacaACTGTACAACGAGACAGCAGCTCATCGCCAACGCACAGAAAGCACCCTCAACTCCCTGATGAATCGCATCTCTGAGCTGGAGAGAG GTAACAACGCACTGAAGTCCCCCGAGGATTTCAAACTGTCCCTGCCCTTACGCACTAACTACCTTTTCGGACGAGTGAAGAAAAGTTTGCCGGAAATGTACACTTTCACTGTGTGCATGTGGCTGAAGTCCAGTGCCAGTGGCAGCCCAGGCATTGGGACACCTTTCTCCTATGGGGTACCAGGGCAGGCCAATGAAATTGTGTTGATCGAATGGGGTAACAATCCCATAGAACTCCTTATTAACGACAAG GTGACACAACTGCCTTTGTCACTCAATGACGGAAGATGGCATCACATCTGCATCACATGGACGACCAGAGATGGCCTCTGGGAAGCCTACCAGGATGGACAGAAACTAGGCTCAGGAGAGAATCTGGCTCCCTGGCATCCCATTAAACCCAATGGTGTCCTCATACTGggacaggaacag GACATCATAGGGGGGCGTTTTGATGCTACCCAGGCCTTCGTTGGAGAATTGAGTCACTTCAACATTTGGGACCGGATTCTTCGACCTGTTGATATCAGTGCAATGGCTAACTGCTCGTCCTACATGCCAGGGAATGTGGTGTCCTGGGTGGACAGCAATGTGGAAGTGTTTGGAGGTGCTTCAAAATGGCCTCTTGAGTTATGTGAAGATCGGCTCTTCAATTCTtaa